The DNA segment TCGCTGGTCCTCGGCGGAGGTCATTCAATTGGTGTCCCTTTGGCAGTTTCTGCAGACTACTCATTTATCGTACCAAGTGGAACGATGGTGATTCATCCGGTACGTCAAAGCGGTATGTTTATAGGAGTTCAGCAGTCTTATCGCAATATGGAAAAGACACAGGATCGAATTACAGAATTTATTGCCACACATTCACAGATTACAAAGGATCGTGTTGAGGAATTGATGTTGGACACAAGTATGCTTGTCAAGGATGTAGGGACAATGCTGGATGGACGAGAGGCTGTACGTGAAGGCCTGATCAATGAGGTTGGGGGAATCGCTGAGGCACTTAAGAGGCTTCATGCTATGATTGATGGCACAGAGTAATAATCTAAAGTTCTATGCCTTTTTCATGCGGGCATGAAAAAGAGCACAGGTTTCTTTGTGCGTTTGCACTTTAATGATACCACGGATTGCTCCGCACAAGGTACTCCCGCAATCCGGAAAACATTCGAATTTCACTCCTAATCGGGTTGCATTCTCATGTTTGTTCGGGTCAAAAGGTCATGCTTTTTCATGCGAGCATGAAACGCATGACCTTTTGACCCTGGTATCATACAAATATACATATAGATGGGATGATTTTGTTATGGCTGCCTGGCAGGCATTTTTATTGGGATTGGTACAGGGAATCACAGAATTCTTACCAATCAGCAGCTCGGGACATGTGGTGCTTTTAGAACATCTCCTGGGGATAGAATTAAATAACCGTATTTTATTTGGCGCACTGCTTCATATTGGCACCTTGATTCCGGTGATTTTAGTGTTTAAAAGGGATATTAAGCGCCTATTTTGGGGAATGATACATATTTTTGTGGATCTGATTAAGAACTTTACGATTTGGTTTCACAATAAAAAACATCGTGATGATGTACGTTATCGTAAGATTCTTTCTACAAACTACAGAAAATTCACTGTACTGATTTTGATTTCTCTTATTCCTACTGCGGTGATCGGATATATCCTCCAGAAGATGGCGTCCAGGGCTTTTGACAATCTTCTGGCTCCTGCAATTGGTTTTTTTATTACTGCAATTCTTCTGCTGGTAACAGAAGTTGCATCAAATCAGGCGGAAAAATCACCGAAAGATACCAAGTATCGCGATGCTGTGATTATTGGAGTGTTTCAGGGATTTTCTGTATTTCCGGGTCTTTCACGTGCCGGCGCAACCTTGTCTGCCGGATTTTTGTGTGGATTTTCTCGAAAATATGCGATCAAATATTCCTACATTATGATGATCCCGACTGTTTTGGGAGCAATCGTTGTCGAACTTCAAAATAATACAAGCCGTGTGTCAATCTCAGATGTAGGAAATTATATACTAGGTATCGCCGCCGCATCGGCAGCAGGCTATGTGGCGATCAGATTCATGCTATCGATGGTTAGACAGAAAAAACTTCGATATTTTTCTGCTTATTGTATTCTAGTCGGTGTGGCGGCAGTTGCTGTGAATTTTTTTATGTGAGGGGAGGAACTTTTTCATGGCCAAAACAAAAAAAAGAAAGACGACAAACATGAAGTCGTCGACGAAAAAGAAATCTTCTGCCAGAGGAAAAACCAGAAAAAAGAATAAGAAGCAAAATGAAAGAGGTATACGCCTTGAAATCTCAGCACTGTTGGTTTTGGCGGGCTGTCTTTTGCTAATGTTGGCTAATTTTGGCCTTGGCGGGGCGTTAGGAGGAGCTGTCAGCTCTTTTTTCTTTGGCTTGTTT comes from the Blautia liquoris genome and includes:
- a CDS encoding ClpP family protease, producing MDEKVENQSENLVATKSNIYLLSIIGEVEGHEALGDRAKATKYEHILPNLARAEDDGTIEGMLILLNTVGGDVEAGLAIAEMIASMSKPTVSLVLGGGHSIGVPLAVSADYSFIVPSGTMVIHPVRQSGMFIGVQQSYRNMEKTQDRITEFIATHSQITKDRVEELMLDTSMLVKDVGTMLDGREAVREGLINEVGGIAEALKRLHAMIDGTE
- a CDS encoding undecaprenyl-diphosphate phosphatase; the protein is MAAWQAFLLGLVQGITEFLPISSSGHVVLLEHLLGIELNNRILFGALLHIGTLIPVILVFKRDIKRLFWGMIHIFVDLIKNFTIWFHNKKHRDDVRYRKILSTNYRKFTVLILISLIPTAVIGYILQKMASRAFDNLLAPAIGFFITAILLLVTEVASNQAEKSPKDTKYRDAVIIGVFQGFSVFPGLSRAGATLSAGFLCGFSRKYAIKYSYIMMIPTVLGAIVVELQNNTSRVSISDVGNYILGIAAASAAGYVAIRFMLSMVRQKKLRYFSAYCILVGVAAVAVNFFM